A window of Chitinophaga sp. MM2321 contains these coding sequences:
- a CDS encoding DUF932 domain-containing protein, whose protein sequence is MAHNLNFNAATGKYSFFSVQEKAWHGLGQIVADYPTSAEALRFAGLDFEIAKYPLYSKSESFEITDSGLLIPSREINVPNYYANVRTDNNKVLGVVGKDYEIIQNTDAFSFFDAIVGGGDGIKYETAGALGDGERVFITAKLPDYIRIGASNDVIEQYLFLTTSHDGSGSITVAFTPVRIVCANTLNAAMHCNTMALRIRHTANAKQRLEQAHKVMGMSCKKSQELSTVFNQWAKIRITDQEVLKLIKLAMCPNKETLDKIQEGLFEETSTNFKNTCNDVFAYGVTSDTQLLETTKGTVFGAYNAITGYYQNVCTYANKEAKMKSVLLGGLAQTRTQKAFDLCADFVKDGAGIFQFN, encoded by the coding sequence ATGGCACATAATTTAAATTTCAATGCAGCTACAGGAAAATATAGTTTCTTTTCCGTTCAGGAAAAAGCATGGCATGGATTGGGTCAGATCGTTGCAGACTACCCCACCAGTGCAGAAGCATTAAGGTTTGCAGGACTGGATTTTGAAATTGCTAAATATCCACTGTATAGCAAATCTGAATCATTCGAAATCACCGACAGCGGGCTGTTAATACCTAGCAGGGAGATCAATGTACCTAACTATTACGCCAATGTAAGAACCGATAACAACAAGGTTTTAGGGGTAGTTGGGAAAGACTATGAAATTATACAAAACACAGATGCATTTTCTTTCTTTGATGCCATTGTCGGAGGTGGCGATGGGATAAAATACGAAACTGCGGGCGCGCTCGGCGATGGGGAAAGAGTATTCATTACCGCAAAACTTCCCGATTATATCCGTATCGGTGCAAGTAATGATGTTATTGAACAATACCTGTTTTTAACCACTTCCCACGATGGTAGCGGAAGTATTACTGTTGCATTTACCCCGGTGCGCATTGTGTGCGCCAATACTTTAAACGCTGCAATGCACTGCAATACTATGGCGCTACGTATACGCCATACGGCCAATGCAAAACAACGTTTGGAACAAGCACATAAAGTAATGGGCATGAGTTGCAAAAAATCGCAGGAGTTGTCTACAGTTTTCAACCAGTGGGCGAAAATTAGAATTACAGATCAGGAGGTTTTAAAACTGATCAAACTGGCGATGTGTCCAAACAAAGAAACTTTAGACAAGATTCAGGAAGGGCTTTTTGAGGAAACCTCCACAAATTTTAAAAATACCTGTAATGATGTTTTTGCCTATGGTGTGACCAGTGACACCCAATTGTTAGAAACCACAAAGGGTACCGTATTCGGCGCTTACAATGCCATAACCGGATACTATCAAAATGTATGTACTTATGCCAACAAGGAGGCTAAAATGAAATCTGTGCTTTTAGGTGGCCTCGCTCAAACAAGAACACAAAAAGCCTTCGACCTCTGTGCAGATTTTGTAAAGGACGGCGCAGGTATTTTCCAGTTCAACTGA